A region of Bacteroidota bacterium DNA encodes the following proteins:
- a CDS encoding diphthine--ammonia ligase — translation MQNNKAALFWSGGKDSAFALWQIKKENKLDVKYLVTTINRNFKRVSMHGLSEEVLERQAAQTEIPLIKMYVEGASNKNYEASLTQVFENLKKEGINKVIFGDIFLEDLRKYRDDLLHKFKVQGIYPLWKQNTSEIFNQLKSDGFKTLVCCVNATVLDENFVGKELTADLISTMPQNVDICGENGEFHTFCFEGPVFSKPIQYSLGEKVFKPLEIKQTGKKAIKPGFWFIDII, via the coding sequence ATGCAAAACAATAAAGCCGCATTATTCTGGAGTGGAGGAAAAGATTCTGCTTTTGCACTTTGGCAAATAAAAAAAGAGAATAAACTTGATGTAAAATATTTGGTTACTACCATCAACCGCAATTTTAAAAGAGTTTCTATGCATGGTTTGTCAGAGGAGGTTCTTGAAAGACAGGCTGCACAAACCGAAATTCCGTTAATAAAAATGTATGTTGAAGGAGCAAGCAATAAGAATTATGAGGCAAGTTTAACGCAGGTTTTTGAAAACCTTAAAAAAGAAGGAATCAATAAAGTCATTTTTGGAGATATTTTTCTTGAAGATTTACGCAAGTACCGTGATGATTTGTTACATAAGTTCAAAGTTCAAGGCATTTACCCTCTTTGGAAACAGAATACATCCGAAATTTTCAACCAATTGAAAAGTGATGGCTTTAAAACCCTTGTTTGCTGTGTTAATGCCACTGTTCTTGATGAAAATTTTGTTGGTAAGGAGCTTACTGCTGATTTGATTTCCACAATGCCACAAAATGTGGATATATGCGGAGAAAATGGTGAATTCCATACATTTTGTTTTGAAGGCCCTGTTTTTTCTAAACCTATACAATACAGTCTTGGTGAAAAAGTATTTAAGCCACTGGAAATAAAACAAACAGGTAAAAAAGCAATAAAGCCAGGGTTTTGGTTTATTGATATTATTTAA